One Cryptomeria japonica chromosome 9, Sugi_1.0, whole genome shotgun sequence genomic window carries:
- the LOC131066911 gene encoding extensin, giving the protein MSWKIYGAVLLAVTTCFAAADALDDDGHLLSVRIVGSVFCDACYKQHFSKNSYFISGASVAVECRNNKQTPDFRIEAKTNDYGQFKMELPPSIFHSDKQLKRCSATLLQNEEQKGPCKLVSIANSSSFTLKSKQGSIHTYSAGFFTYRPQSPPPFCSQDAANDPKSDLKALLQSSKAFGLPPFLSPFFPSPPPPPPPPPPPPSLPFPQIPPLPPFNLPPIPFLTPPPSPPPPPPSLLPPFNFPPIPLPFLSPPPPPPWFNLPPLPFLTPPPPPPLFSIPPLPFLTPPPPFLPLPPNPFQPPPLIPNPFNPPPLIPNPFQPPPLIPNPFNPPPLIPNPFQPPPLIPNPFNPPPLIPNPFNPPPLISHRFETPSLVPLPPLPPIGPPPLVPLPPLPPIGPPPLVPLPPLPPFGPPPLVPLPPLPPFGPPPLVPLPPLPPFGPPPLVPPTQHSLSNP; this is encoded by the exons ATGAGCTGGAAGATTTATGGTGCTGTATTGTTGGCCGTAACCACATGCTTTGCTGCTGCTGATGCACTTGATGATGATGGGCATTTGTTGTCTGTCAGAATTGTGGGCAGTGTCTTTTGTGATGCATGTTATAAGCAACACTTCTCCAAAAACAGCTACTTCATATCAG GTGCTTCAGTTGCTGTGGAATGCAGAAACAATAAGCAGACGCCTGATTTTCGGATTGAAGCAAAGACAAATGATTATGGACAGTTCAAGATGGAGCTTCCTCCATCCATCTTCCATTCAGATAAACAACTCAAGAGATGCTCTGCAACGTTGCTCCAAAATGAAGAGCAAAAAGGCCCTTGCAAACTAGTTTCCATTGCCAACTCCTCCTCATTCACTTTGAAGTCAAAGCAGGGCAGTATCCACACATATTCTGCAGGTTTCTTCACCTACAGACCTCAATCTCCACCTCCCTTTTGCTCCCAAGATGCTGCTAATGACCCTAAATCTGACCTGAAGGCCCTATTACAATCCTCTAAGGCATTTGGGTTGCCACCATTTctatcaccattctttccttctcccccaccaccacctcctcctccaccacctcctccttctcTGCCCTTTCCTCAAATTCCCCCACTGCCTCCTTTCAATTTACCTCCAATTCCTTTTCTAACACCGCCACcttctcctccaccacctcctccttccCTGCTACCTCCATTTAATTTCCCCCCAATTCCATTACCTTTtctatcaccacctccacctcctccctggTTTAATCTCCCTCCATTGCCATTCTTGAcgcctccacctcctcctcccttGTTTTCTATCCCTCCATTGCCATTTTTAACACCTCCACCTCCATTCCTTCCCTTGCCTCCAAATCCATTTCAACCACCGCCTCTCATTCCAAACCCATTTAATCCACCGCCTCTCATTCCCAATCCATTTCAACCGCCGCCTCTCATTCCCAACCCATTTAATCCACCGCCTCTCATTCCCAATCCATTTCAACCGCCGCCTCTCATTCCCAACCCATTTAATCCACCGCCTCTCATTCCCAACCCATTTAATCCACCACCTCTAATTTCACATCGATTTGAAACACCATCTCTCGTTCCGTTGCCTCCATTGCCTCCAATTGGACCACCACCTCTCGTTCCTTTGCCTCCCTTGCCTCCAATTGGACCACCACCTCTCGTTCCGTTGCCTCCCTTGCCTCCATTTGGACCACCACCTCTCGTTCCTTTGCCTCCCTTGCCTCCATTTGGACCACCACCTCTCGTTCCGTTGCCTCCCTTGCCTCCATTTGGACCACCACCTCTCGTTCCTCCTACACAACATTCTCTCTCCAACCCATAA